The DNA region CTTCAAAGCCAGGCCAAAGGAGAAAATTACTACACCAGATATATCTGCAGCATCCCGGGTTTGCCAGGCCCTGCCGGCCCCCCGGGAGCCAGCGGATCCCCGGGGCCACACGGACGCATTGGTCTTCCAGGAAGAGATGGTAGAGatggcaggaagggagaaaaaggtgaaaaaggGAGTGCAGGTACTGAATGTTTGTGTAACCTAACACAGTAGTACAAGAAAACAAGACCTTTCATCATCACTGTTATCATCATCACTATACATATGTATCTATCTATGTATCATCTAtctatatgtatgtatatataggtatatatatctctctatatatttatatatgagGAGTGTGTGTATGCGTCTGTGTGGGTTTAAGTGTGATGTGTACATAAATATAGTGAGAGCATGCACATATATCAGTGTAAAGAAATGTAAATGCACAACCTTTCTTcgcacagatgctaagaaaaaATTTGGAAAGAATGAAGCATGCATGGTGTCCCACCTGTGCCATTAGCCAGGTGTAAATGATTAGCAGGTGCTTAGGTATGCACTAAAAATGCTCCATTTTTAGGAAATATTTAGTGGAAAAGTATGACTACAGAGGTGGTcatgctgctgtccctgccatgaGTAGTGCCTGTCAGTTCAGGCAGCAATAGATTGATTACATATAATATTCTTTAATGTGTAATCAAGACACATGAAGATAAGCAGGAGTTACTGGCATTCCTTTTGCAAACTTACTAGAAAATTTTGAAAGTATTTCTAGAGTATTTTGAAATTCTGACcatgtttttcttgtttgttcaGGCACACACAGTAGCCCACACAATCATTTACTGAGGTGATATGTGCAACGATTAACTaacttaaaatgtttttgaaggTTTAAGAGGAAAGACTGGGCCATTAGGACCTGCTGGAGAGAAAGGAGACCAAGGTGAGTCTGGTAAGAAAGGACCTGGAGGATTGACTGGTGCCAAAGGTGAAGTAGGTCCAGCTGGACCACCTGGACCTAAGGGAGATAAAGGAGACCGAGGAGAGCCAGGTGCACCAGGGGTCTGCAAGTGTGGAAAGATAGTGCTGAAATCTGCCTTTTCTGTTGGCATCACCACGAGCTACCCAGAGGAAAGACTACCAATTGTATTCAATAAAGTCCTCTTCAATGAGGGGGAGCATTACAACCCGTCCACAGGAAAGTTCATTTGTGCCATCCCAgggatttattatttttcttatgaTATCACCTTAGCAAACAAGCACCTTGCGATTGGGCTGGTTCACAATGGCAAGTACCGGATCAAGACTTTTGATGCGAACACCGGCAACCACGACGTAGCTTCTGGATCCACAGTGATCTACCTTCAGCCAGAAGATGAAGTATGGCTTGAAATCTTCTATACTGACCAAAATGGTCTCTTTTCTGATCCAACGTGGGCAGACAGTTTGTTTTCTGGATTTCTCTTATATGTTGATACAGACTACCTTGATGCTTTATCAGATGAAGATGAGCTCTGAAGCAGATGTCAAATGACATTCAAACTGGAGGCCCCAACATAAGATTTTATTCATCTGTGTGGGGAAAAcaaagctgaaatgaaaaaataaaaatctgtgtgtTCATTCTTGTTTTGATTGGAACCAAACCTGAGCTCGTAAGGATGTTCTAGAACCTAGGATGGATTTTTTAGAGAACAGCAGGGATATCAAAATGAACTATAATTAACAAAAGACTGCATCACTCCAGGATTGACTCTTCCCGAAAATTACATTTATAATACTATTTAAACAAATTTAAGATACTGTACAttgttttttatataaaatgtattaatttgCAATTTAGAGTGGCTATTTTGTATATTACATTAAAGTAAAATTGAACAATTCACTGCAATATAATCTTTGGTCATTTTAGGACAGGCAATGCATTAAAAACAGATAGGAGAGGAATAAAATAGGAATGACTGCTTCAGGATGCCACTGCACAGGTCACAAGAACAGTCTCATCTGATATTTATACCAACAAATAGCATTCATAGGAAACCAACCTCACAGTAAGTACATGAAGATTTGTACTAGCTGAGGACTACTCAATAGCAGCCATAAAAGACTAGAACAAAGCTATGAAAcatataaagaaattaaaaactggAAGATCTGGAAACTTGGAGATAGTCAGTATTTAGTGGGTATTTTCAGTGTAATTCCATGTGTCTTTGCTATTCTTTAAATGCTATCTATTATCGTTA from Anomalospiza imberbis isolate Cuckoo-Finch-1a 21T00152 chromosome 4, ASM3175350v1, whole genome shotgun sequence includes:
- the C1QTNF7 gene encoding complement C1q tumor necrosis factor-related protein 7, with translation MFVLLYITSFAIYTSEQPLQSQAKGENYYTRYICSIPGLPGPAGPPGASGSPGPHGRIGLPGRDGRDGRKGEKGEKGSAGLRGKTGPLGPAGEKGDQGESGKKGPGGLTGAKGEVGPAGPPGPKGDKGDRGEPGAPGVCKCGKIVLKSAFSVGITTSYPEERLPIVFNKVLFNEGEHYNPSTGKFICAIPGIYYFSYDITLANKHLAIGLVHNGKYRIKTFDANTGNHDVASGSTVIYLQPEDEVWLEIFYTDQNGLFSDPTWADSLFSGFLLYVDTDYLDALSDEDEL